GCCATCGCACAGTTCTTGCTGGACTTCACCCATGCCAGCCCTTGGTCTACCATGGTGGCCATTTACGTGGCCACGGTCATCTTTACCAACTTGATCACGAACAATGCTGCGGCGGTGCTGATGTTTCCCTTTGCACTGAACATTGCCGGCGACTTGAACGTGAGTTTTATGCCCTTCGCCATCGCGATCATGATGGGTGCGTCTTCCAGCTACGCCACCCCTATCGGTTATCAAACCAATCTGATGGTGATGGGACCGGGCGGCTACCGGTTCAGCGACTACTTCCGTTTGGGCATCCCCCTCACGGTGGTTGCAGGAATCATTACGGTCGTCACCATTCCCATGGTCTGGTCCTTCTGATGCGGAACGAACGAACACCCCGATTCATGACGTATTATTTCAGGCCGATCACATCAATCTACTTCCAACCGCACACCCAAATAAGGCAAGCGCTATGTCCAATTTGATTCAGCCCCACGGCGGCACCCTTTGCGACAACTATCTGCACGGCGACGAACTCGAAACGACCCGTGACAAAGCCCGTGGCTATCCCGATTGGAATTTAAATACCCGCCAATTGTGCGACATCGAACTGCTCCTGAATGGCGGTTTTTCCCCGCTGAAGGGATTTCTCACCCAAGCCGAATATGACGGCGTGGTCAGCGACATGCGGCTGCCAGACGGCAACCTCTGGCCCATCCCCATCAATTTGGACGTCTCGCAGGCGTTTGCCGACAGCCTCTCCGCGGGGGACTGGGTTGCGTTGCGTGATCCAGAAGGCGTTCTGATCGGCGTAATGGAAGTCAGCGATATATGGCAGCCGGACAAGGCGAAAGAAGCCCAAGGCGTATTCGGCACCACCGACCCGGCGCACCCCGGCGTGCACTACTTGATGAACCGTGCCGGCGCGGTTTATTTGGGCGGACGGGTGCTGGGCATCACCCCCCCCACGCATTACGATTTTCGCTCCTTGCGCCTCACCCCGACGGAAATGCGCGCCGCTTTCGACAAGTTGGGATGGCGCCGGATCGTGGCCTTCCAAACCCGGAACCCTATGCACCGGGCTCACCAAGAACTGACCCACAGGGCGGCCAAACAAGTCGAAGCCAACCTGTTGATTCAACCCGTGGTGGGCATGACCAAACCCGGTGATATCGACTACTTCACCCGCGTGCGCTGCTACGAAAACCTGCTCCGCCACTATCCGGAGCATTCCACGATGCTCAGCCTGTTGCCCCTGGCCATGCGCATGGGCGGTCCGCGCGAAGCCGTCTGGCATGCCATTATTCGGAAGAACCATGGGTGCTCGCACTTTATCGTCGGGCGCGACCATGCCGGGCCGGGCAAGGACAGCCAAGGCAATGATTTTTACGGCCCCTACGAAGCGCAGGAGCTGGTCTCCCAATACCACGACGAGCTGGGCATTGAGATGGTGCCGTTCCAGCAAATGGTGTTCGTGGAAGAAAAAGCCCAGTACGTGCCAGTGGACGAAGTGGAAGAAGGCGACAGCGTGCTCAACATCTCCGGCACCGAATTCCGCCGCCGTTTGCGCGAAGGGGCAGATATCCCCGAGTGGTTCTCGTATCCCGATGTGGTCAAGGAATTGCGCCGCAGCTACCCCCCGCGCTCCCGGCAGGGCTTTACCGTGTTTTTCACCGGTTTGTCCGGCTCCGGCAAGTCCACAATCGCCAACGCGCTTATGGTGAAACTAATGGAAATGGGCGGCCGGCCGGTGACCATGCTCGATGGAGACTTGGTGCGCAAGCATCTCTCCAGCGAGCTGGGTTTTTCCAAAGATCATCGTAATTTGAACGTGACCCGCATCGGCTTTGTGGCCGCGGAGATTACCAAGCACCGCGGCATTGCCATTTGTGCTCCTATCGCACCCTATACCGACACCCGCCGGATAGTGCGCGAAATGGTGGAAGCCAACGGCGGCTTCGTGGAAGTACATGTCGCCACATCGCTGGAAGTATGCGAAGAACGTGACCGCAAAGGCCTCTACGCCAAAGCCCGAGCGGGACAAATCAAGGAATTCACCGGCATCAGCGACCCCTACGAAGCACCCGAAGAACCGGAACTGGTCATCGACACCCAAGACTGCTCGCCCGACGAAGCCGCGCAACGGGTGTTGTTGAAGCTGGAAAATCTCGGCTATTTGGACTGATCCGCCCGTATTGGAAAACTCACCAGAGCTCTATGGATTGCTTTGCCTCGCGCTTGTCGCGATGAATCACTCTCTCGTCATCAC
This portion of the Pseudomonadota bacterium genome encodes:
- a CDS encoding bifunctional sulfate adenylyltransferase/adenylylsulfate kinase; translated protein: MSNLIQPHGGTLCDNYLHGDELETTRDKARGYPDWNLNTRQLCDIELLLNGGFSPLKGFLTQAEYDGVVSDMRLPDGNLWPIPINLDVSQAFADSLSAGDWVALRDPEGVLIGVMEVSDIWQPDKAKEAQGVFGTTDPAHPGVHYLMNRAGAVYLGGRVLGITPPTHYDFRSLRLTPTEMRAAFDKLGWRRIVAFQTRNPMHRAHQELTHRAAKQVEANLLIQPVVGMTKPGDIDYFTRVRCYENLLRHYPEHSTMLSLLPLAMRMGGPREAVWHAIIRKNHGCSHFIVGRDHAGPGKDSQGNDFYGPYEAQELVSQYHDELGIEMVPFQQMVFVEEKAQYVPVDEVEEGDSVLNISGTEFRRRLREGADIPEWFSYPDVVKELRRSYPPRSRQGFTVFFTGLSGSGKSTIANALMVKLMEMGGRPVTMLDGDLVRKHLSSELGFSKDHRNLNVTRIGFVAAEITKHRGIAICAPIAPYTDTRRIVREMVEANGGFVEVHVATSLEVCEERDRKGLYAKARAGQIKEFTGISDPYEAPEEPELVIDTQDCSPDEAAQRVLLKLENLGYLD
- a CDS encoding SLC13 family permease, with the protein product AIAQFLLDFTHASPWSTMVAIYVATVIFTNLITNNAAAVLMFPFALNIAGDLNVSFMPFAIAIMMGASSSYATPIGYQTNLMVMGPGGYRFSDYFRLGIPLTVVAGIITVVTIPMVWSF